A part of Microbulbifer sp. MI-G genomic DNA contains:
- a CDS encoding Na+/H+ antiporter: MHDLLLALVLLLVVALSLIVARILPLPIPLPLIQIAGGFLLGAVFGVKIPLDPELFFLLFIPPLLFLAGWRIPKGAFFRDLGPIITLAVGLVVFTVVGMGFFLSWLVPVMPVAIAFAVAAILAPTDPVAVSAVHGGSAMPSRLEHILAGESLFNDASGLDIFRFAVVAAMTGSFSFSQAVGGFFWVAVGGIGIGVGVAFVCGYLLRWLVRLGGEDSTIQILVSLLVPFAAYMAGQSLQVSGILAAATAGIATHYTNLHGPEMSTTRMDRRAVWNTVQTVLDGIIFVLLGEQLVRLSGADLAGARFTGPWMIPLYILVISLALLLLRFTWVWVSLYLSRLRRSIHSFSAHFILVSVVTVAGVRGAITLAGAFSLPLLLPGGAPLPGRDLALVIAMGVILVSLLLAGFALPPLLRRLPYTPQLAAIGDEKDARLSAANAAVQRLTALRKEVDGDWENKDIAYEAIDHLLALYRRRMATSDDENQENVWVRARVERNFRLAALAAEREQLFELRLRREIDDELHRKLVLEVDLVEASLISKD, encoded by the coding sequence ATGCACGATCTGCTTCTGGCATTGGTACTGTTGCTGGTTGTGGCACTCAGCCTGATTGTTGCGCGTATACTGCCCCTGCCAATTCCCCTGCCCCTGATACAGATTGCAGGCGGGTTCCTGCTTGGCGCCGTGTTCGGCGTAAAAATTCCCCTGGACCCGGAACTCTTTTTCCTGCTCTTTATCCCGCCACTGTTGTTTCTGGCGGGTTGGCGCATTCCCAAGGGTGCCTTTTTCAGGGACCTGGGCCCGATTATCACCCTGGCTGTAGGGCTGGTGGTATTCACGGTTGTGGGGATGGGTTTTTTTCTCTCCTGGCTGGTGCCCGTCATGCCCGTCGCCATAGCGTTTGCAGTAGCGGCGATTCTCGCGCCCACCGATCCGGTGGCGGTGTCAGCAGTACACGGCGGCAGCGCCATGCCATCGCGACTGGAACATATTCTCGCCGGGGAATCCCTGTTTAACGACGCCTCTGGGCTGGATATTTTCCGTTTTGCCGTGGTGGCGGCGATGACCGGCAGCTTTTCCTTTTCACAGGCGGTGGGCGGCTTTTTTTGGGTTGCCGTGGGCGGGATTGGAATTGGCGTCGGAGTGGCCTTTGTGTGCGGCTATTTGTTGCGCTGGCTGGTGCGTCTGGGAGGAGAGGATTCGACAATACAGATACTGGTGAGCCTGTTGGTGCCCTTCGCCGCCTATATGGCGGGGCAGAGCCTGCAGGTGTCAGGTATCCTGGCGGCGGCGACCGCGGGTATTGCCACCCACTACACCAACCTGCACGGACCGGAAATGTCCACCACGCGCATGGACCGCCGCGCCGTGTGGAATACGGTGCAGACAGTACTGGATGGCATTATCTTTGTATTGCTGGGCGAACAGCTGGTGCGTCTGTCGGGGGCGGACCTGGCCGGTGCGCGCTTTACTGGTCCCTGGATGATCCCGCTGTATATCCTGGTGATCTCCCTGGCTCTGCTGCTTTTGCGCTTTACCTGGGTTTGGGTGTCTTTGTACCTGTCGCGGCTTCGCCGCAGTATTCACAGCTTCTCCGCGCATTTTATCCTGGTAAGTGTAGTGACAGTGGCGGGCGTGCGCGGCGCCATCACCCTGGCCGGAGCCTTTTCCCTGCCTTTATTGCTGCCAGGCGGAGCCCCGCTGCCGGGTCGGGATCTGGCTCTCGTGATCGCTATGGGTGTGATTCTGGTATCGCTACTGCTCGCCGGATTTGCCTTGCCCCCCCTGTTGAGAAGGCTGCCTTACACACCGCAACTGGCCGCGATTGGGGATGAAAAGGACGCAAGGCTATCCGCTGCCAATGCGGCCGTACAACGGCTCACAGCCCTGCGCAAGGAAGTGGATGGAGACTGGGAGAACAAGGATATAGCCTATGAAGCGATCGACCATCTATTGGCGCTCTACCGCCGCAGGATGGCCACCAGTGACGACGAAAACCAGGAAAATGTATGGGTACGCGCTCGGGTGGAGCGCAACTTCCGCCTGGCCGCGCTTGCGGCAGAGCGCGAGCAACTCTTTGAGCTACGCCTGCGCAGGGAAATCGACGATGAGTTGCACCGCAAGCTGGTGTTGGAGGTTGATCTGGTCGAGGCCAGCCTGATATCAAAGGACTAG
- a CDS encoding monovalent cation:proton antiporter-2 (CPA2) family protein, producing the protein MEDASFLAQAVIFLGAAVIAVPIATRLGLGSVLGYLLAGVAIGPSALGLVGDASDEMHVAEFGVALMLFLIGLELQPRKLWQLRGAIFGTGSAQLLMSAAAIAGVVLALFEPGWRSSIAIGLILALSSTAIVLQSLSEKGLLKTQGGRSAFGVLLFQDIAVIPILALLPLLAVTPVEAQEGGLSGWRYGVAVIGTIAAFAITGRYLLGPLLRLIAGSQVREMFTVTALLIVFAAAAVMSWLDLSPALGTFLAGVLLAESEFRHELEADIQPFKGLLLGLFFITVGASLNFALIAEYPLLLLGLVAGLVLVKFVVLFTLAHILRMSKGEDWLFALSLAQAGEFGFVLVSFSTQIQVLDVAAGSLLVAMIALTMALTPVLLLVYEQLIQPRFISGPDSPLATDHSAPVDSGSPVIIIGYGRFGQIVGRLLNACGFGTTLLERNAEQLDLVRRYGIEAYYGDASREDLLRSAGAGNARLVILTLSDQAASLEIVAQLRKYFPHLTILARARNRMHQYALMEAGVPYIFRETVDSALSIGQKALELLGLSPLRARRAARRFKQHDQRMLEALFPYWRNESQHIAQTRIYREQLLQALQEDRRDKDLHLDHYWEEAHPLEKKQ; encoded by the coding sequence ATGGAAGACGCCAGTTTCCTTGCTCAAGCAGTCATCTTCTTAGGCGCCGCGGTCATCGCGGTTCCTATCGCCACCCGCCTGGGGCTGGGATCTGTGCTGGGCTACCTGCTCGCCGGTGTGGCCATAGGCCCGAGTGCACTGGGACTGGTGGGCGATGCCAGCGACGAAATGCATGTGGCCGAGTTCGGCGTGGCGCTGATGCTGTTTCTGATCGGCCTGGAACTGCAGCCCAGAAAGCTCTGGCAGCTGCGCGGGGCTATCTTTGGCACGGGCAGCGCACAACTGCTGATGTCTGCTGCGGCGATTGCCGGCGTGGTGCTGGCGCTGTTTGAACCGGGCTGGCGCTCGTCCATCGCCATCGGCCTGATCCTCGCCCTTTCCTCCACGGCCATTGTGCTGCAATCTTTGAGTGAAAAGGGCCTGCTCAAAACCCAGGGCGGGCGCAGCGCCTTTGGGGTATTGCTTTTCCAGGATATCGCCGTTATCCCCATACTCGCCCTGTTGCCACTGCTCGCGGTTACCCCGGTAGAAGCCCAGGAAGGGGGACTGAGTGGTTGGCGCTACGGCGTCGCGGTGATTGGTACCATTGCCGCTTTCGCCATCACGGGGCGTTACCTGCTTGGCCCACTGTTGCGCCTGATAGCGGGCAGCCAGGTGCGCGAGATGTTTACCGTCACTGCACTTTTGATCGTATTTGCCGCCGCCGCAGTGATGAGCTGGCTGGATTTGTCCCCTGCACTGGGCACCTTCCTCGCGGGGGTCCTGCTCGCCGAAAGCGAGTTCCGGCACGAGCTGGAGGCCGATATACAGCCCTTCAAGGGGCTGTTGCTGGGACTCTTTTTTATCACTGTGGGGGCGAGTCTGAACTTCGCCCTGATCGCCGAGTACCCGCTGCTATTGCTGGGGCTGGTAGCGGGTTTGGTGTTAGTAAAGTTCGTAGTTTTATTCACCCTGGCCCATATACTGCGCATGTCGAAAGGGGAGGACTGGCTGTTTGCCCTGTCTTTGGCCCAAGCGGGGGAATTTGGTTTTGTACTGGTTTCCTTTTCCACCCAGATCCAAGTACTCGACGTCGCGGCGGGGAGTCTGCTGGTGGCGATGATCGCCCTGACCATGGCGCTGACGCCGGTGCTGTTGCTTGTCTACGAACAGCTTATCCAACCGCGCTTTATCAGTGGTCCCGACAGCCCACTGGCAACTGATCACAGTGCCCCGGTGGACTCGGGCTCGCCAGTGATCATTATCGGCTACGGCCGCTTCGGCCAGATTGTGGGGCGCCTGCTCAACGCCTGCGGTTTTGGCACCACGCTGTTGGAGCGCAACGCCGAACAGCTGGATCTGGTGCGCCGCTACGGCATTGAAGCCTATTATGGGGACGCCTCGCGTGAGGACCTGCTGCGCTCTGCCGGGGCTGGGAATGCGCGCCTGGTGATACTCACCCTCAGCGATCAGGCCGCCTCCCTGGAAATCGTCGCGCAGCTGCGGAAATATTTCCCCCACTTGACGATTCTCGCCAGGGCGCGCAACCGTATGCACCAATATGCACTGATGGAGGCCGGAGTACCGTATATTTTTCGCGAGACTGTGGACTCGGCCCTGTCCATTGGCCAGAAGGCTCTGGAGCTGCTCGGTCTCAGCCCCCTGCGCGCGCGCCGCGCCGCACGCAGGTTCAAGCAGCACGACCAGCGTATGCTGGAGGCTCTGTTTCCCTACTGGCGCAATGAGTCCCAGCATATCGCCCAGACCCGGATCTACCGGGAGCAGCTGCTGCAAGCGTTACAGGAAGACAGGCGCGACAAAGATCTGCACCTGGATCACTACTGGGAGGAGGCACACCCCTTGGAGAAAAAACAGTAG